CTCGAGCTCGCCGACCAACAGGATGTCGAGACCGACGAAGCTGACTACCGTATCGTCCCGGAAGAGGGATCGTCGCTATCGGCGGTCGTCGACGTCGAAGGGCCCCGACTCGGCGACGTCCACGAGCGGACGAACGAACTCGAATCACACGAGGACGTCGAACACGCGATGCCCGTCCTCGTCGATGTCGTCAGGGTTCGAGCGCCCGCCAGCGACGAACCGGTTTACGTCCTCGCAATCGGCGTGGTTCCAGGCAACGGTGGGCCTCCGATCGCCGGGATCCGTTCCCGTTCGTTCGTCGGATCCGTCGCCATCCTCGAACGAGAGTGGGACTGGTAAGAGAGTTAGGTCGACTGGAGCGAGTACAACTGGGCGTACTTTCCGGATCGCTGGATGAGTTCGGTATGGGATCCCACCTCCACGATCTCGCCGTCTTTCATCGTGTAAATTTGATCCGCGTTTGTCACCGTCGATAACCGATGGGCGATCACGAGCATCGTATAATCCCGATCCATCGCTTCGATTCCGTGGTGGACTTCCTTTTCGAGCGACGTGTCTAAATCGCTCGTCGCTTCGTCGAGTATCAACAGATCAGAATCTTTCAATAGTGCTCGCGCAATCGCGACGCGCTGGCGTTGGCCACCCGAGAGCTTCACCCCTTGATCGCCGAGAATTGTATCATATCCATCCGGAAGTGTATCCAGAAACTCCGAAACCTTGGCGATTTCGGCGACCGTTTCGATTTCCTCCTGCGTGGCCTCACGATCACCAATTGTGATGTTTTGTCGGAGAGTTGTGTTAAACAGATGCGGATCCTGTCTCACGATGGATACTCGAGAGCGCCACTCGCGGATATTGAACTCGTCGATGGGTATCCCGTTTGCGGTTATTTTACCGCGATCGGGTTCGTACATCCGAGCGAAGAGCGAGGCGATCGTCGACTTCCCCGCTCCCGAGGGGCCGACGAACGCGGCGAAGTTACCGTGACCGATCTCGAACGAGATGCCCCGGAGCACGGTTTCCTTGGATGAGTCGTAACTGAACTCTACGTCGTCAAATGCGAACCGTTCTACGGACTCCGGAACCGCTCTCGTCCCTTCGACCTGCTCTCGGTTTTGTTGCAGTTCTTCGATGAACTCCTGTGTTCTGACGAGGTGTGGAAGTTCCCCCTCGATCCGATAGATATGCGTATTTAACTCGCTCAGCTTGGGGCCGAGTTTGAACATCGCAAACAGGAACACGCCCAGTTCGCCCACGGACATCGCAGAGAAGGTCAGCGCGAAGTAAATGAGAACGAAAACAGTGATCGCGGTCATGAGCTGATAAAAGTTAGTGATAGCGGACACGTTTCGAAGTAGTTGAATTCGCGACCGCTCGAACTGATCGACTGACGTACCAAACCCGGATCGAAGCTCGTCGACCATACCGAACAGTTTTACGTCTTTGATGCCCTGGGTCCCCGCCTGAGCGTTCGATTGAATTCTCTCCTTGGCGTCAGCGACTTTATCGCCGATGGAATACCCGACGTCGAGGATGTTTCTGTATGCGAACGTCACGAAGCCGAGAAACCCAACCGTTATAAGGGTCAAAACGGGAGCGATATAGAATGCGATCACGAGGTACATGAGCGACAGGAGCCCTTGCTCGATGCTGTCGATAGCGTACCTGATTACCATCCCGGCGTACTCCGCCTGGGTGACGATTGCGTTGAGGATGTCATCGGATCCCTCGTCGTCGAAATACGCCACGCGGGCATCGAGTGCGTTCGTGAACGCCTCCTCTTGTAAATATCTGACGTACTGCGTCTCGATGGCCGCCTGAAACCAGCCAACCAGAAACGAGAGGGTGTATCGTACCGTCATCACGAATGCGACGCCTGTTACGAGGTATCCGAGCGTGAACGGAATTCCCAACGTATCGTAGACGGTGAGAAATAGTTGTAAGAGGCTACTCGTTCCCTCCGCAGACGTCTCAGATTGTGATGTCTGTATGATGGGATCGATGAACGCCAATCCAATTCCTTCGAGCACCGCAGTGGTGACTGCCAATAGAACGAGTCCAGTTGCAAACCACGGCCGAAATAGCGCAACGCGGTAGAGGGCCCGAACCTTCTCACGAAACGAGAGGTCCACTTCGATATCGTTGGCGTCGGACATGATAACAGAGGCCTCGAGCGGAGGGATAAATGTGGGTCATAAACACGATGGGAAATCATTTCTTGGACAGTGACGCCGGTCTGATGGTGTCTTTGGAATCATTTGTTACCCAGGCTGGTTGTGACTCGAGGGTGCCTGACTAACTCGAGGGCTATTACACCTTACTAAGCTCTTATGTGAGCGGGAACCATCGTGTTCAGATAAGCTGATTCCACGCAAAGGCGAACGATCTGAGCCACTCATCAGCCGTTTCCGCGTCAGCGTTGCTAAAGCAATTTGAAAACGAAGATGTTCGTCGTTTTACCTCCCAAAAGATACGTTCGACGCTGTTCCGATTTCCGTGGCGTTCGTATCTGAAATCGAGGTCGTGTCGTTGGCACGCGTAGTTCAGTGCTTTGTCGCCGTCAACGAGAAACACGACGTCGACGACGCCGTGTTTCTCACGCAACTCTGAGAAAAACGAACTAGCGATCACTTTGGTTCTCGTCGGTTCAAGATCTGTATGAAGTAACTCGTTCGATTCGGGATCGACCGCTGCGTACAGCCAGTACTGCTCGCCGTTGAGTCGGATCACGGTTTCATCGACCGCGACGTGATCCGGGTTCTGACCAGATTTTGGCTGTAGATTGGCTTTGTGGACCCAGTTATGAACAGTCGATCGAGCTCGTTCAACACCGAAAATATCGAGAACTCTAACAGTATTCGAAAGCGAGAGGCCAGCAAGATGGAGCTGAATACTGAGCTTCATCAACAGCCGCAGTGTTGCCTCTCGCTCCACAAAATCCAAGTCGAGCTGGCCGATACTAGGACTGAGGCGTGCGTTTTCTGGCATAGAACACTTTGAAAACGTCACGCCTCACTCCTTCAACCTTATCTGAACACCACCATAGCCTCGGGGACGAACTCCCAATTGATCTTGGTAAGAGCGTAAAGGTCACCTCCGATGGGTTGTACGAGGTCCTCGCCGGCGCCAGCGCCGGCGAGGACCTCGATCAATCACGTCTGCGAAACGGCCGAGGACTCGCCCACGCCAATACTGTCCGTGGACACTTCACCGATCAGTTCGATCTTGACACTGTTGAGACGGTTGGAAACACGCCGCTCCAACGAGATGTCCTTGAGACCCTGCCGGATCGACCGGTGGAGGCCGCCGCCGACCTCCACCTCGATCCCTACTATGGTGGCGAGGATAAGACAGAGGCGCTGTACTTCTCGCAGGCGAAACGAGGAACCACTACGTTCCACGCCTACGTCACGCTGTATGCGCGGGTGCGTAACAAGAGATATACGCTGGCGGTTCGCCAACTCGTCGACGGAGAAACGACCAGCGATGTCCTCGGTGAGTTCCTTGAACTCCCCGACCGCGGTTTCTACAACAGCGACTGTCTGGAACTGCTGCACGCGCACAACTACGCATACGCGATGCCAAGTCGTGAAGTGGGGCGACAATCGTGAGTGGCGACACTGTCGCGTCGGCGGCGGATCGCCGCCGACAGCGACCGACCGACGCCAGAGCTCACCATCACCATCGTTCCGAAGGCTATCCAGGCATCGCAGACACAGAATCAGTGCCTACTGGAGGAGATCGTGAGTCTCTCGATGTGATCGACTGAGTATTCAGGGATTTCACAGAACACTCTCACCGACGTTCGGATAGGGATGAAAACCGTCGATTTCTACGGGAATCACGTTCCGAACGGTGACGGTGCCGATACCAGTGGATCTGTGCCCGATGCTTGAATCGTCTTACTAGCGCCCAGAAACTCGTCCCAAATAACGCCACGAGTAGATATACGTACGCAGATAGTTGGAAGTAATCGTATTGGAGACTACGTTTGAAGTATCGGCTGGCGGTTTTCGCGTCGCCGGTGTGAGCGTAGTACCTTCCTATATAATGAAACGCGTACGCCCGTTCTGAATCGGTAGCGGCGTACGTAAACGCCGTGTTGATGTGTTGTTTCGCTGCCTCGACACCGCTACTTCTCAGTGCGGCGAACCCGGCGTCGATACGTCGCTTCATTCGATAAATCGTATCCAGATCCTCCCCATGCTTTTCTAAAAATATATTTTCGCTCACGGGTATCAACCGATCGTTCCTCCCACCATCGTAATTGGTGAGTTGGTTTTCGCTATCCGTATATTTGTTGAGCAGAATTTCATCGACGACGTACAGATCTGCTGTCTCGGTGATTCGGTATGCGAGATCGGCGTCCTCCGATAGAGCCAGTCGTTCGTCGAACCCGCCAACCGTCTCGAGAACGGACGATCGAATCATGGACCCGCTCATAGTGGGAATTGCCAGAAATCTCGAGAGGTCGTCGTTCGTTATCACTCCCGATGCGACGTCCCAAATTTTGATCGTCTTTCCCTCCGTATTTTGTTCCTCGTAGTGTGAAAATACGCCAGCACAACTCGGTTGTGTGCGTGTGAGCGTCTCGTAGAGCGTTTCCACGGCCGATGGACGCAACTCATCGTCGGAATCGACGAACAAAATCACGTCGCCGGTCGCACAATCGATGCCGGTGTTTCGGGCCGCGGAAACCCCCTTATTTTCCGCGTGGCGGACGTACTTGAGTCGTTCACTATCCAATTTGGCAATGACTTTTTCCGTGTCGTCAGTAGAAGCATCGTCGACGACAATTATTTCATCGACCCTCTTCGATTGTCGCATCAAACTCCGTACTGTCCGTTCTATTACGGCTTCGCGGTTGTATGTTGGAACGACAGCGCTCACAGCCATGTAATCCTACGGCCACGTCTCCTACATTAAAACTACAGGTGAAATGGAGCGGTGAGTCGCCGATGGTCGCTGTTTGCAGTCAATACTAAAGTCCTCACGCTTGCCCCTACGGATCCATCGATGTCTTCACAACCCCGCGTTTCGCTGTTCGTTCCGACGTTGCAAGGTGGCGGTGCCGAACTAGTGATGGTTACCCTCGCTAGCGCACTATCCGCGAGGGGATATGACGTTTACCTGGTCGTTTCGAGGGCGGAGGGCGACCTAGCATCCGAGATCCCCGACGGAGTGACCGTGATCGATTTCGAAAGCCCGTATCTTGTGGCAAGCTTACCAAAACTCGCTCGACACCTTCGAAAGATCGATCCCGACGGCCTCATCGCATCGATGAACGGCGCCAACCTGGTAGCAATCTGGGCGAAGATCCTGTCCAATACGTCTCCGACAACCGTGGTACGAGTCGAGAATATGACTACCTATATGGCACGAGACTACGACAAACGAAGACATCGGCTGATCCCGTACCTGATGATGGTATTTTATCGCTTTTCCGACGAAATTGTCGCAGTCTCCGAGGGTGTTGCGCAAGACACTGCAAAAATCATCGGAACCGATCCGGACGATATTCGCGTCGTCTACAATCCTGTCGTTACCGATAACCTCGTTCAGAAGGCGGGCCAACCTGTTGACCATCCCTGGCTCTCGAACGGGTCGGTTCCCGTGATCCTTGGGGCGGGACGGATGGTTCCCCAGAAAGACTTTTGCACGCTGATTCGGGCGTTTCGGCGAGTCCTTCGCGATCGCAACGCTCGATTGATTATCCTCGGTAAAGGAGAGCAACGGGAAGCACTTCTCGAGCTCGCGGACGAACTGGGAATCTCCGATCGGGTATCGTTGCCAGGATTCGTCCCCAATCAGTACGCGTACATGGCACAAGCGGACGTATTCGTTCTCTCCTCCGTCCACGAGGGGTTCGGAAACGTTCTCGCGGAGGCGATGGCGTGTGGAACGCCTGTCGTGTCGACCGAGTGTAAGAGCGGACCGGCGGAGATACTCGACGGTGGAGAATACGGTCCACTCGTCCCCGTTGGTGACTCCGAGGAGCTAGCCGAAGCGATTCTAACAGTATTGGATGATCCGATCAAGACACACGTGTTACGGGAACGGGCTCAGGATTTCTCGGATCGCACCATCGTCGACGAACTTGAGTCGCTAATACATGGACAAACTAACAGGGACGGTACGATCCAACCGAGAATACCTCTCCTCTGAAACGACAATGCATCATGTGCCTCAACCGTCTCAAATGGGCACCCTCTGGGACACCTCTTCTGTTGTAAGCGATTAATAACTATGCCGGTTACCTCGACAGCCATGCTATGGGGCTTCCGTTGCTTGTCGCTTTCTCAATCCTTCTTTTCTGTTCGATACTACCTCATTCGATACTTGTCTCGAGTACAATCGGATCGATCGTCGTCATCCTGGGCTACGTAATCTTCGGTGTCTTCACCGCCCTCCATTGGCATAATAGACGGGGAATTCTCCGCTCCTTGATAGAAGGGATACGAGCGGTACCCCTAACTTGTCTGGTGTGTCTCTTCGTTGTCACCGCATTATATACGTTCCACGTCGCGCTTGGCAACTATAGTACGATCACGAACGCTATTTCAGGCCTGATAATTCCGCTACTAGTCCTGTTCAGCTTCGTGTATATTCCACGGGTTATCTCACCGGAATCATTCCTGCGAGTTCTAGCGGGTATCGCGGTAGTGCTCGTCAGTCTCGGCGGAATTATCCACGTCGCGGTTACTATTCGTGTCGCGCCGGAGACGCTACTCTGGCCTTATCAGATGAATGTTCCCATCATCGGGTCCGAAATCTACCCGTTGATGTCGCTCACGAACAACCCCAATACGTTAGCTCAGATCCTATTTGCGGGAACGATCGCCTCGTTCGTGCTGTCTGTTCGAACCGATCGAAGAGCATACGGTGTATTTACGGGGATATGCGCAGTTGGATTGCTCGCTACAGGTAGTCGTGCTAGCGTGCTTTCGGCCGTCGTCGCTCTCGCCATCTACATCGTCTACACGCGAGGTGGACAAACCTATCTCCGGGCTACGCTCGGTCTATTAGCGATCACTATCGTCTCCGTACTCATACTTCTCCCGTCGCTTAACCAGTTCGGGATTCACGTTACGTTCACCGGCCGGGTCCAGCTCTGGACGGCGACTATGCACGCAATTGCGGAGCGACCTATCGTTGGTTATGGGTTGGGTGACGCGAGTGAGATGATCAACACCTTCGTGGACGATCCGGCACTGCAGGAATTTGGTCCCCACAACTCGTATCTCAGGATGACCCTCCATCTCGGGATATTCGGAGGGTTATCGTATCTCGTTCTAACGGGGTGGGTGTTTCTAAGACACGTCACCGCTAAACGGATCGACGTCCCTTTCGTGGCAATTGGTGCTGGATTCGCTATCAACCAGCTATTTGAAGACAATATGATGTTTGAACCGACCATCGTTTCAATCGTTATGACGGTCGTCTTCGGTTATCTCGTAGCGGACCATCTTCATCTGCGACGAACCTATCGACAGGAACATCGAAATCGACGACCGATAATGCGATGTGATGATAGTGATACCGGACTTAATACGAACGGTTCGATGTCGAGTCGCTCTTCGTCGCGTACGTTAGTTCGCCCGGACCCTACGTCCGCTAGGTATGTGGCGAAACCGAAACCGAAACGACGAACCAACCGGCGGTCTCGACGACGTTACGGACGACGAGTGAGACGAGAGCGGTAAACAGGATCAAGATTGCTTCGTCTCTCAGTTCGGAGACTGGCCGTCGTTAGCCTCACTAGGTTGTTCGACGCGTTCCGACAGTTCTCTATCGTCCGTCTCATCGGTATGCCGTTCGGGCGTGTACTCGTAGTATGTTTCCCCAATAAGTACGTAAAACGACTGGCGTTCGGGATCTGCGAGTACCCGGCGATTGCTATCTATCGCTACATCCACGAGATCTTCCAGCGATGCTATATGAACCGCTGTTCCGTCCAGTTGGTTATCCGGCACACTTCCTTGCGATATCCACTCTTCGAAAGTCTTCCAGTCGTACTCGAAATCACTCTGAGACGCCTTGCTTTCGGATGGTGCGAGTGACCCGTGGTACCGAGCGATAACCAGCCCTACAAGCGCCACGAAACTGGCGACTGTAAACGCGATCGAACCGAATAACTGAGCCGTATTCACCGCCCCGGGAGTAACGAGCGTGGCGAGACCTGTCGGCCCACCGTCTTCGACCGTGTAGATATCATCGGTGAGCGTGATTGTCATGTTATTTTGATCAGATTCGAGAGTAGAATCGTCAGTATTCGGGTCGGTGACATCGGTTCGGGCTATCACGGTTAACTCAGGCTGTCCGGGGACCCACCCGTGGTCCTCGTTATATGACTCCAAGCGGTCTCGTTCTTGGGCAACATCGACGGTGAACTCGACGCGATCCGTCTCGCCGGAGCTTACGGTTTCAGTCGTCTCCTCGAGCTGATACAGTGAACGCCAGTATTCATCTTGGTCGCTTGCCGCGTCATCGATCGGGATCCACCGAACGAGGAGCCAAATATCTGTCTCAATCGTCACTTCATCCACGCTATTCGTTTTATAGGTGGCCGCGAACTCCCCCTCGAGCTCGGGAGTTATCGACGTAAAGTAGGTTGTCTCGTTACTCAACTCCGTTCCGTTGGAGTATATAGGATTTTCCTCCTGAACAGTTGCGCCGTGTTGGAACTCGGTTGAACCGTCTACGGATTGGGCAGCAGCCGAATACGTAATATACGTGGCCCAGCTCCCGAGTAAAATGAACAAAACGAGAAGTGCAACAACGAGAGGGAACCAATTATCAATAAGCCGATAGACAGAACCACCATAACGTCTCTGACTCATCTCTTACCCTTGGGTATGAACTGATACTTTGTTATCCACACCTTAGCAATCAATTCACAACCGAGTAGATCCTGGGCGTGAGAAGAGAGCGGTAAATAGCTAATTATGTATCAGTATCATCGGTCTTGCCCCAATCGATCGAGCACATCCCAGTATGTAATCAGTTCTTTTCCCTCGAGAAATACGCACGAACCGTAGTTACGTACGTGGAAATAAGATGCTAATCAGAAGGATTATTTCTCTCAGTTTCAGAATCCATCCGCATGAATCGTCGCGTATTTTTCCAGTCAGTCTGTACTGTCTGTTCTATCGCATGCGTTGGGTGTGGAGATCAGCCTCGGTTCCAAGAGAAGCCGGCCGAGGGTGACTCGAACGACGAGTTTGGATCGAACGAAGTCGACGAGGGTGTCTCGGATACGAACTGGCAACTCACCTTCAACGACGAGTTCGATCAGCGCGAACTCGATACATCCGTCTGGAACGTCGGCTACGGTTGGGGGCGCACACATCCCGGACTCGGAAGCTGGGAGTACGTCCGCGACGACGACGTCTGGGTCGACGGCCGGATCGACCGCCTCGTGCTCCAGGCCGATTACGACGAGGCCGACGGTCCGTACGAGCACGAGTATCTGCCGTATCACTGGTACGCTGGTGGCGTGAACACGAAAAGCACGTTCTCCCAGAGGCAGGGCTACTTCGAGGCCAGGATCCGACTCCCCGAAATCGTCGAAGGGATTCTCCCGGCGTTCTGGTGTATGCCGGACGACGGCGAGTTTCCCCCAGAAATCGATATCGTGGAACACTTCACCGAACCTTACCGGACGAAGGCAGCAATTCACTGGGGGGAACGGGACCTGACCGACACCGTTGACTACGAGAGTGAGCTCAACTCTGCGTCCGGACCGTACGACCACGACGACGACCCTCGAGAGAATTTTGTCGTCTACGGCGCTCACTGGCAGGAGGATCGGACTGACTTCTACGTCGACAACGACCATTTTCTGACGGTGACCGACGGGCACAGCGTTGATCCGAACCGTCGGGAGCTGAATTACGGTGCTCCCTTCTACCTGATGCTCTCGACACAGCTCAGCGATGAGTGGGGTGATCCCGCCCAACATGACGACTACCCCTACACATGGGAGATCGACTGGGTCCGAGTCTGGGAGGAAGGTGACTCGGCCTAGGGAAGAAACATAATTAGATACGCCAGATCGAGGAGGATGGCGGCGCGACGGCGAGGTGGCGGCGACTCCACGATGGAAACCGTCACGATAAGCTGACACCACTTTTCGATGGCGTTGGCGCCGCTGAAGAGCCAGCCACACGCTCGAGTCGTCTCGTCGTGAATCCGCTCAGAGTTCTGCTGCAGTACTAAGGATGGATTAACGACCAGTGGGTTTTCCGCAGTATTCAAAATTTATGAAAGTGGTAATGGCTAATGAACGGCCTTTATACCGATCGTCGGAGCACGTCCGGGAGCGCGAACGTTGACGCTAGATGGAAATGAAAACGACAGTTGCAGTGGTCACGTACGATCGCCCCGACCACGTCGATCGTCTGTTGAGCCACTTACTACGTCAGCGCTCCAATCCCGACGAAGTGATCGTCGTCAACAACGGTGCCAACGACGCGACGAGAGAACTCGTCGAATCGCAGACGAAACGCTTCGATCGAACGTCGATCGCGCTTCATCATCACCCGAGATCGACCGACACGAGCCTTCAAGGAGGACGAAACGACGCGATCAGGATTGCGAACGGGGACGTGATCTGTTTCGTCGACGACGACGTCATCCCACACGAAACGTGGCTGGAGGGGATCGAACGTGGCTACGAGTGGAGCACGTCCGCAGTTGCCGTCGGTGGGCCGGCCCCCACCACGGACGAAGAGCTAACGTTCCAACACCCCGTCGTGCAGTCGCCGACGAATCAAAATCACCTGAACCGGTTCGGAGAGCACAGACAGATCACGTACAAGTGGATCCCGCCGACCCCTGTCGAGACGGACTTCCTCATCGGCGCCAATATGTCGTTCGAGGTGGATGTGCTTGAGGAGGTAGGCGGCTTCGATCCATCCTACCGTGGGCATCCCCAGTTCGAGGAGCTAGACGTGATGGCAAAACTGTGGAAGCGCGGGGAAACGATCGTCTACCACCCCGACGCACTCGTGTACCACCTGAGCGCCTCGCAGGGGGAGAGAGATCGGGTATCGTACTGGTACGGACGGAACAGTTTGCGGTTTCGACGCCAGAATTTCCCTGAAACATACCGACGTTCACTCATGCGCCTGCTCATCAAGCCGGAGTTTGGACCTCCCGTGTGGCGCCAGCTCGGAGGTGCCATCTTGCGTGACAACACCACGTATCAGTGGCGGTTACGAGGGTATATCGACGAGCTACTTCTCGACCAATTCGACAGCCGGATCGGGAGCCGTTTGACGGCAGGGTATGCGGAAGAGTGATTAAATCACTTGTGTTATAATAACATCATGTACTTATTATAATATATTAATGGTATCTATTTAATATCGTATTATCTGGTTTGTGTGAGTCGGGGTTTAATACGATTGTGAGCGGTAGAGGCGGATGATGAACGCTCGGGACGGGCCACGCCCCACGCAGTTTTCCGTACTCATACCGGTATACGAGAAGAACGACGCCTCGCAGGTGGACGACGCGCTCGAAAGCACGATCAGTCAGACGACACCACCCGATCAGATGGTAGTCGTCGTAGACGGACCCGTGCCAACTCGAGTCGACGAGACGATCCATGGCTGGTCCAGCGAGCATCCAGAGACGGTCGATGTCGTCCAGCTCGAGGAGAATCGAGGGTTAGAAAACGCGTTGAACGTTGGACTCGAACGCTGTGACCACGAGCTCGTGGCTCGTATGGACGCCGACGACGTCTCCAGCGAGACACGTTTCGAGCGACAACTCGAGGTGTTCAGAAGGCAACCAGACGTCGATGTCGTTGGCGGCTACGTCGGTGAGTTCGTCGACGATCCCGACCAGGTCTCTCACGTGCGAACGGTGCCGACGGCGCCCGCCGAAATCGAACGGTTTGCGCGGTTTCGGAGCCCGATAAACCACCCAACAGTGATGTACAAAAAATCTCAGGTGCAAGCTGCAGGCGGCTACCGAACCATTCCAGGAGTCGGCGACTACGAGCTCTGGGTGCGGCTGTTAGAACGGGGAAACGTGTTGCGGAACGTACCCGCCGTGCTCGTCTATATGCGCGCCGGGGCGGAGATGTACAGACGTCGGGGAGGGATCGGGTACGCGAGAACGGAGTTTCGATTGCAGAAGGAGTTTCTCGAGCGGGGGTTCATTCCACCTCGCGTGTTTTTGCTGAACGTCGGACTTCGGATTCCGCTTCGACTCCTTCCAAACGGGGCGCGAAGGCTCCTCTACAGCCGTTTTCTTCGGTGAGTCGGAAACGCCGTACGGCGAGCGCTCACCCCGCCTGGTTGCAGCCCGCGCAGTGTTTGGAACCGGCGCATCGTTCGCGGCTTCGCATTGTTTCCATCCAGCACAGTACTTTAGCAATACATCGTGTCCACCGAATGCGTCGCGTCCAGCCGACGACCAGCAGCGGAAGACGGGGCCTGCTTGGTTTGTAACAATCTTCGCCTCCGGCGGGCGCCCGTGTCGTCGAGAAGGAACTACTCCGGACGCCGAACCGTGCTGACTGGCGCGAGGCGTGCGGTCACGAGGAGGCGGCGGGCCGACTGCAGCCTCGGAGAAGGGCGAACCGTCGTCCGGCCAGCGGTCCGATACAGTGAGAGACGAAATCAGTCGTCGGAGGCCAGGAGGAGGCCGATGGTAATCGGCTGGCAGCGCCGGACGGTGACTAAAACGACGCCAGGAAATCCGGAATTGAGTCGGTGAAAAAGGTATGACGTCGGAGACGATGATCGACAGTCGTGTCTCACAGCCACTGCGACCTATCGAGGGGCCTTGAACCGCCGTGATTCACGGTGAATGTCGTCTTTCCTGTGAAACGCCACTTCTTCGGAGCAGATAACACCCATATAATATCAGAATGTAATATCACTGAATTATACAGTTCAGTCAAGGGTGTGATAGCTTTAGGTAGCTGAACGCGGTGGAAGACGAGGAATGATGAAAGCAATCGTACCGACTGCGGGGAACGGAACTCGACTGTACCCGCACACGCACACCAAGCCGAAGCCGATGGTGCGTCTGGCAGGGAAACCGATTCTCGGACACATCCTCACGAACTTTCGAGCGACGAAGGTCGACGAGATCGTCGTCGTCGTCGGGGGGCCGATGCAGAATCAGGTCATCGAGTACGCCCAGGAGAACTATAGCGATCGCTTCGAACTGACATTCGTCGAGCAGGAATCCCCCCAGGGACTCGGCCACAGCATCTATCAGGCGGAGTCGGCAGTACGGGGCGACAGCGCTGTGATCGCCCTCGGCGACATGCTCTTTCAGAACGGGTACCGAACGTTTCTGGAGGCCCACGACGCGCTCAGCAACGTCGACGGAAGTATCGGGCTGAAGCGCGTCACCGAGCCACATCGGTACGGCATTGCGAGCGTCGAAAACGGACGCATCACCGAACTCGTCGAGAAGCCGGTCGATCCGCCGTCCGATCTCGCGATCAGCGGCGTCTACGTCATCGAAGACACGGGCCACCTCTTCGAT
This genomic window from Natronococcus occultus SP4 contains:
- a CDS encoding sugar phosphate nucleotidyltransferase, translated to MKAIVPTAGNGTRLYPHTHTKPKPMVRLAGKPILGHILTNFRATKVDEIVVVVGGPMQNQVIEYAQENYSDRFELTFVEQESPQGLGHSIYQAESAVRGDSAVIALGDMLFQNGYRTFLEAHDALSNVDGSIGLKRVTEPHRYGIASVENGRITELVEKPVDPPSDLAISGVYVIEDTGHLFDSLEHLLEKNRRGAGGEYQLTDALNLMVSQGSVLGMFKVDDWYDCGRPKTLLEANRITLEQMGTGASETSEGNVIIEPVDVGTNVTINESVIGPYVSIDDGATIINSIVRDCIVGRNTTLRDATLTESLLGDNSTVEGEPNSLNIGDNSSISISQ
- a CDS encoding glycoside hydrolase family 16 protein — translated: MNRRVFFQSVCTVCSIACVGCGDQPRFQEKPAEGDSNDEFGSNEVDEGVSDTNWQLTFNDEFDQRELDTSVWNVGYGWGRTHPGLGSWEYVRDDDVWVDGRIDRLVLQADYDEADGPYEHEYLPYHWYAGGVNTKSTFSQRQGYFEARIRLPEIVEGILPAFWCMPDDGEFPPEIDIVEHFTEPYRTKAAIHWGERDLTDTVDYESELNSASGPYDHDDDPRENFVVYGAHWQEDRTDFYVDNDHFLTVTDGHSVDPNRRELNYGAPFYLMLSTQLSDEWGDPAQHDDYPYTWEIDWVRVWEEGDSA
- a CDS encoding glycosyltransferase, translating into MNARDGPRPTQFSVLIPVYEKNDASQVDDALESTISQTTPPDQMVVVVDGPVPTRVDETIHGWSSEHPETVDVVQLEENRGLENALNVGLERCDHELVARMDADDVSSETRFERQLEVFRRQPDVDVVGGYVGEFVDDPDQVSHVRTVPTAPAEIERFARFRSPINHPTVMYKKSQVQAAGGYRTIPGVGDYELWVRLLERGNVLRNVPAVLVYMRAGAEMYRRRGGIGYARTEFRLQKEFLERGFIPPRVFLLNVGLRIPLRLLPNGARRLLYSRFLR
- a CDS encoding glycosyltransferase family 2 protein, translating into MEMKTTVAVVTYDRPDHVDRLLSHLLRQRSNPDEVIVVNNGANDATRELVESQTKRFDRTSIALHHHPRSTDTSLQGGRNDAIRIANGDVICFVDDDVIPHETWLEGIERGYEWSTSAVAVGGPAPTTDEELTFQHPVVQSPTNQNHLNRFGEHRQITYKWIPPTPVETDFLIGANMSFEVDVLEEVGGFDPSYRGHPQFEELDVMAKLWKRGETIVYHPDALVYHLSASQGERDRVSYWYGRNSLRFRRQNFPETYRRSLMRLLIKPEFGPPVWRQLGGAILRDNTTYQWRLRGYIDELLLDQFDSRIGSRLTAGYAEE